A window from Betta splendens chromosome 1, fBetSpl5.4, whole genome shotgun sequence encodes these proteins:
- the ankrd49 gene encoding ankyrin repeat domain-containing protein 49 yields MEFPEDFNQLELLNSHGHLIPRGASSLWTGSKDEDDDEDITEEVEHDEEWYLEKEERLKDKPKEFILWAAENNRLSTLQRLLAADSSLVHCYDEDGYTPLHRAAYSGHVDIVAALLAAGSRSNPRTVDGWTPLHSACRWSHVAVASLLLQRGAELNAQTNGGLTPLHLAASHTSSSKTDSAHTLELLLCQRHLKPGLRSSSGETAGEVARRSGPHHFLFEMVEDCVNVIPMS; encoded by the exons aTGGAGTTTCCGGAGGATTTCAACCAGCTTGAGCTTCTCAATTCCCATGGACACCTGATACCTCGTGGggccagcagcctgtggacgggAAGCAAGGATGAGGATGACGATGAAGATATTACAGAGGAGGTAGAGCACGATGAGGAGTGGTACCTAGAAAAGGAGGAAAGACTCAAAGACAAGCCGAAGGAGTTCATTCTGTGGGCAGCAGAAAACAATCGC CTTTCAACACTCCAGCGATTGCTAGCTGCGGATTCTTCACTGGTGCACTGTTATGATGAGGATGGTTACACCCCACTGCACCGTGCTGCCTACAGCGGCCATGTTGACAtagttgctgctctgctggCCGCCGGCTCTAGAAGCAACCCTCGCACCGTTGACGGCTGGACGCCTCTTCACAGCGCCTGCCGCTGGAGCCACGTCGCTGTGgccagtttgctgctgcagcgtgggGCCGAACTGAATGCCCAGACCAACGGCGGGCTCACGCCACTGCACCTGGCCGCCTCCCACACCAGCTCCTCAAAAACAGACTCAGCTCACACTCTAGAGTTGCTCCTGTGTCAGCGGCACCTGAAGCCAGggctccgcagcagcagcggggagACGGCTGGTGAGGTGGCTCGGCGGAGTGGGccacaccacttcctgtttgagatGGTAGAAGACTGTGTCAATGTGATACCAATGTCctga